A segment of the Fusobacterium ulcerans genome:
AGAATTGTCAAGATATTTTTTACAAGCATTTAAATATTTGTTTTTAAACCATTCTCGTAGACTTAAAGGTTCCAATATCTCAATTTCATCCAAAAAGTATGTAAAGTATCTTTTAGCTTTTTCTTCTGAGCATTGAAACTCATAAAAATTTCCTTTTTTAGAGATAATTTCAGGACGATTTAATTTAACTTCTTTTAAAATTTTTTCACCTTCTGGAGTTAAGATAGCTTTTATTTCTTTTCCTTGTGAAAGAAATGGATCAAAATCTTTTATGACTTTTTCTACAAATTTCATATCTTCTAAAATTTTTACTTCTTTAGTGATAAAAACAGTATCAATATTACTTATTCTATAATTTCTGTATTTTTCTTCATTTATATCATAACAAAAAAGATAGTTGGAAAGCTCAAGTTTAGAACTTCCAATATAGAATGGAAGAACTGAGGTTGTTCTTCTGTCTTTAAAATGTATCTTTATGATTTTTTTATCTTTTATTGCTGATTCCAGCCGTTCAATTATAGATTGAAAAATAAAAAGCTCTCTATTTTTTCTTGACTGGTTGGCATATTTATAAATAAGTTTTCTTATAAAATCTGCTTCTACCTGTATATTTTTTTCTTGTAAAAAATCATAATATGTACTGAGGTTTCTTTTGTTTAAATTGAATTGTATAACAGTTTTTTCTCCTTCAAAGAAAAAATTATCATTTATTTTTTCATTTTTCATATGTTCAAA
Coding sequences within it:
- a CDS encoding WYL domain-containing protein, which gives rise to MEKKIRITLLKQVMEIIGSDLDNFKITKNYLLNYIFEHMKNEKINDNFFFEGEKTVIQFNLNKRNLSTYYDFLQEKNIQVEADFIRKLIYKYANQSRKNRELFIFQSIIERLESAIKDKKIIKIHFKDRRTTSVLPFYIGSSKLELSNYLFCYDINEEKYRNYRISNIDTVFITKEVKILEDMKFVEKVIKDFDPFLSQGKEIKAILTPEGEKILKEVKLNRPEIISKKGNFYEFQCSEEKAKRYFTYFLDEIEILEPLSLREWFKNKYLNACKKYLDNSLFKK